The Acinonyx jubatus isolate Ajub_Pintada_27869175 chromosome E3, VMU_Ajub_asm_v1.0, whole genome shotgun sequence genome has a window encoding:
- the RAB40C gene encoding ras-related protein Rab-40C isoform X2, protein MLPACSSCQYLGTVVSPRTQKHTEPSGGRRQDLQEVGIDYKTTTILLDGRRVKLELWDTSGQGRFCTIFRSYSRGAQGILLVYDITNRWSFDGIDRWIKEIDEHAPGVPRILVGNRLHLAFKRQVPTEQARAYAEKNGMTFFEVSPLCNFNVIESFTELSRIVLMRHGMEKIWRPNRVFSLQDLCCRAIVSCTPVHLIDKLPLPVTIKSHLKSFSMANGMNAVMMHGRSYSLASGAGGGSSKGNSLKRSKSIRPPQSPPQNCSRSNCKIS, encoded by the exons ATGCTCCCAGCATGCTCCAGTTGCCAGTACCTGGGGACTGTAGTGAGCCCAAGGACCCAGAAGCACACCGAGCCTTCGGGAGGTCGACGACAGGACCTACAGGAAGTAG GCATCGACTATAAGACGACCACTATCCTGCTGGATGGACGGCGGGTCAAGCTGGAACTCTG GGACACGTCGGGCCAgggcaggttctgcaccatcttCAGGTCCTACTCCAGGGGCGCGCAG GGGATCCTCCTGGTGTATGACATCACCAACCGCTGGTCCTTTGATGGCATCGACCGGTGGATCAAGGAGATTGATGAG caTGCACCCGGGGTCCCCCGGATCCTGGTTGGGAACCGGCTACACCTGGCCTTCAAGCGGCAAGTTCCAACAGAGCAGGCACGCGCCTACGCAGAGAAGAATGGCATGACTTTCTTTGAGGTCAGCCCTCTGTGCAACTTCAATGTCATTGAGTCCTTCACGGAGCTGTCCCGCATCGTGCTTATGAGGCACGGCATGGAGAAGATCTGGAGGCCCAACCGAG TGTTCAGCCTGCAGGACCTGTGCTGCCGGGCCATCGTCTCCTGCACCCCGGTGCACCTCATCGACAAGCTCCCGCTGCCGGTCACCATCAAGAGCCATCTCAAGTCCTTCTCGATGGCCAACGGCATGAACGCCGTCATGATGCACGGGCGCTCCTACTCGCTGGCCAGTGGGGCAGGCGGGGGCAGCAGCAAGGGCAACAGTCTCAAGAGGTCCAAGTCCATCCGCCCCCCGCAGAGCCCGCCCCAGAACTGCTCAAGGAGCAACTGCAAGATCTCCTAG